A single genomic interval of Helianthus annuus cultivar XRQ/B chromosome 6, HanXRQr2.0-SUNRISE, whole genome shotgun sequence harbors:
- the LOC110865771 gene encoding auxin transporter-like protein 4 isoform X1 — MLSENEESIVASSDLNGSERQKGGDAESEDHSVFDMKSMLWHGGSAWDAWFSCSSNQVAQVLLTLPYSFSQLGMASGIVLQIFYGLLGSWTAYLISVLYVEYRARKEKENVNFKNHVIQWFEVLDGLLGPYWKAIGLAFNCTFLLFGSVIQLIACASNIYYINDNLDKRTWTYIFGACCATTVFIPSFHNYRIWSFLGLGMTTYTAWYMAIAALIHGQVDGVEHTGPNKLVLYFTGATNILYTFGGHAVTVEIMHAMWKPRKFKYIYLLATLYVFTLTLPSSAAVYWAFGDELLNHSNAFSLLPKTRWRDAAVILMLIHQFITFGFACTPLYFVWEKVIGMHDTKSIFLRAVARLPVVIPIWFLAIIFPFFGPINSAVGALLVSFTVYIIPAIAHMLTYRTPSARQNAAEKPPRFMSSWAAMYVLNAFVVVWVLVVGFGFGGWASMTNFVRQVDTFGLFAKCYQCKPAGPPPTKQH, encoded by the exons ATGTTGTCCGAGAATGAAGAATCAATAGTTGCATCAAGTGATTTAAACGGGAGTGAAAGACAAAAAGGCGGCGATGCAGAATCCGAAGATCACTCCGTTTTCGATATGAAAAGTATGTTGTGGCATGGCGGATCCGCTTGGGATGCTTGGTTTAGTTGCTCATCAAATCAA GTGGCACAAGTGTTGTTAACACTTCCTTACTCTTTTTCGCAATTAGGAATGGCGTCTGGGATTGTTCTGCAGATTTTTTATGGGCTTTTGGGCAGCTGGACCGCGTATTTGATCAGTGTTCTTTATGTTGAGTATAGAGCTAGAAAAGAGAAGGAGAATGTTAATTTTAAAAACCATGTTATACAG TGGTTTGAAGTTCTTGACGGATTGCTGGGACCTTACTGGAAAGCGATTGGACTCGCTTTTAATTGCACATTTCTTCTGTTCGGCTCTGTTATTCAGCTTATAGCTTGTGCAAG TAACATATACTACATAAATGATAATCTGGACAAGAGGACATGGACATACATATTTGGAGCGTGTTGCGCGACAACTGTTTTCATTCCGTCCTTCCATAACTACAGAATCTGGTCGTTTCTCGGCCTCGGCATGACCACTTACACTGCTTGGTACATGGCCATTGCGGCTTTAATTCACGGCCAG GTTGATGGAGTAGAGCACACCGGTCCGAATAAGCTGGTGTTGTATTTCACCGGAGCGACTAATATCTTGTACACCTTTGGTGGACATGCTGTCACAGT GGAAATTATGCACGCTATGTGGAAGCCGCGGAAGTTCAAATATATTTACCTTCTTGCCACTCTATATGTTTTCACGTTAACCCTTCCGTCGTCTGCCGCGGTGTATTGGGCGTTTGGCGATGAGCTTCTCAACCACTCTAACGCCTTCTCCCTCCTCCCGAAGACCCGATGGCGTGATGCCGCAGTCATTCTCATGCTCATTCACCAG TTTATTACATTTGGATTCGCTTGCACACCATTGTACTTTGTGTGGGAGAAGGTGATAGGGATGCATGACACAAAGAGCATCTTTTTACGGGCAGTAGCAAGGCTGCCCGTGGTCATCCCCATATGGTTCTTGGCTATTATCTTCCCCTTCTTTGGACCCATTAACTCTGCAGTTGGGGCACTCTTGGTCAGCTTCACAGTCTACATCATCCCTGCCATTGCCCATATGCTCACTTATAGGACACCCTCTGCCCGCCAG AATGCTGCTGAGAAACCGCCTCGTTTTATGTCAAGTTGGGCAGCGATGTATGTGCTCAACGCATTTGTAGTTGTATGGGTACTAGTGGTCGGGTTTGGATTTGGTGGATGGGCGAGTATGACGAACTTTGTACGACAAGTTGATACGTTTGGACTTTTCGCCAAGTGTTATCAGTGCAAGCCTGCGGGACCACCACCGACGAAACAACATTGA
- the LOC110865771 gene encoding auxin transporter-like protein 2 isoform X2, whose amino-acid sequence MKSMLWHGGSAWDAWFSCSSNQVAQVLLTLPYSFSQLGMASGIVLQIFYGLLGSWTAYLISVLYVEYRARKEKENVNFKNHVIQWFEVLDGLLGPYWKAIGLAFNCTFLLFGSVIQLIACASNIYYINDNLDKRTWTYIFGACCATTVFIPSFHNYRIWSFLGLGMTTYTAWYMAIAALIHGQVDGVEHTGPNKLVLYFTGATNILYTFGGHAVTVEIMHAMWKPRKFKYIYLLATLYVFTLTLPSSAAVYWAFGDELLNHSNAFSLLPKTRWRDAAVILMLIHQFITFGFACTPLYFVWEKVIGMHDTKSIFLRAVARLPVVIPIWFLAIIFPFFGPINSAVGALLVSFTVYIIPAIAHMLTYRTPSARQNAAEKPPRFMSSWAAMYVLNAFVVVWVLVVGFGFGGWASMTNFVRQVDTFGLFAKCYQCKPAGPPPTKQH is encoded by the exons ATGAAAAGTATGTTGTGGCATGGCGGATCCGCTTGGGATGCTTGGTTTAGTTGCTCATCAAATCAA GTGGCACAAGTGTTGTTAACACTTCCTTACTCTTTTTCGCAATTAGGAATGGCGTCTGGGATTGTTCTGCAGATTTTTTATGGGCTTTTGGGCAGCTGGACCGCGTATTTGATCAGTGTTCTTTATGTTGAGTATAGAGCTAGAAAAGAGAAGGAGAATGTTAATTTTAAAAACCATGTTATACAG TGGTTTGAAGTTCTTGACGGATTGCTGGGACCTTACTGGAAAGCGATTGGACTCGCTTTTAATTGCACATTTCTTCTGTTCGGCTCTGTTATTCAGCTTATAGCTTGTGCAAG TAACATATACTACATAAATGATAATCTGGACAAGAGGACATGGACATACATATTTGGAGCGTGTTGCGCGACAACTGTTTTCATTCCGTCCTTCCATAACTACAGAATCTGGTCGTTTCTCGGCCTCGGCATGACCACTTACACTGCTTGGTACATGGCCATTGCGGCTTTAATTCACGGCCAG GTTGATGGAGTAGAGCACACCGGTCCGAATAAGCTGGTGTTGTATTTCACCGGAGCGACTAATATCTTGTACACCTTTGGTGGACATGCTGTCACAGT GGAAATTATGCACGCTATGTGGAAGCCGCGGAAGTTCAAATATATTTACCTTCTTGCCACTCTATATGTTTTCACGTTAACCCTTCCGTCGTCTGCCGCGGTGTATTGGGCGTTTGGCGATGAGCTTCTCAACCACTCTAACGCCTTCTCCCTCCTCCCGAAGACCCGATGGCGTGATGCCGCAGTCATTCTCATGCTCATTCACCAG TTTATTACATTTGGATTCGCTTGCACACCATTGTACTTTGTGTGGGAGAAGGTGATAGGGATGCATGACACAAAGAGCATCTTTTTACGGGCAGTAGCAAGGCTGCCCGTGGTCATCCCCATATGGTTCTTGGCTATTATCTTCCCCTTCTTTGGACCCATTAACTCTGCAGTTGGGGCACTCTTGGTCAGCTTCACAGTCTACATCATCCCTGCCATTGCCCATATGCTCACTTATAGGACACCCTCTGCCCGCCAG AATGCTGCTGAGAAACCGCCTCGTTTTATGTCAAGTTGGGCAGCGATGTATGTGCTCAACGCATTTGTAGTTGTATGGGTACTAGTGGTCGGGTTTGGATTTGGTGGATGGGCGAGTATGACGAACTTTGTACGACAAGTTGATACGTTTGGACTTTTCGCCAAGTGTTATCAGTGCAAGCCTGCGGGACCACCACCGACGAAACAACATTGA
- the LOC110944940 gene encoding uncharacterized protein LOC110944940 has translation MSSIAREIQPMIESNPDMPIHAIQSQLLRKHQLEISLHKVFRAKRIATTKIYGDYQEQYALLRSYCDELLKVNPGSTVKIDVEPCGNSASPTRQFRRVYFCFASMMRGFKMIGRPLLGVDGCFMKGPYPGQILSAVGIDGNNSIYPVCYALVEAETTQTWKWFLQLLRDDLGCTADSCFTFISDRQKGLIPAMLAVFPNGEHKFCLRHINENMKSKWRGDLYKNLLWSAGRKTSIPYFNKAMEEIKTTERAMYNWLNEIPFTAWSRAYFSGRAKCDMLLNNICEVFNRQIVGARDKPIITCLEFIREYMTKRIVNVNKLQAKCTGPLTPHATEVFDEIKKQAAEMSVLMVDSDKYQVTGPRSQCVVNVKHKTCACRKWDLTGMPCKHAVAAI, from the exons ATGAGTTCGATTGCCAGAGAGATTCAACCTATGATTGAAAGCAATCCAGACATGCCAATTCATGCAATCCAAAGTCAACTACTTCGGAAGCATCAACTTGAAATATCACTCCATAAGGTCTTCAGAGCCAAGAGGATAGCAACTACGAAGATTTATGGTGATTACCAAGAACAGTATGCTTTGCTAAGGTCATATTGTGATGAACTTCTAAAAGTCAACCCAGGTAGTACAGTTAAAATTGATGTGGAGCCATGTGGGAACTCAGCTAGTCCTACAAGGCAGTTTCGAAGGGTTTATTTTTGTTTCGCCTCTATGATGAGAGGATTTAAGATGATTGGAAGACCATTGCTGGGTGTGGATGGTTGTTTCATGAAAGGTCCATATCCTGGACAGATCTTGAGTGCTGTTGGTATTGATGGAAATAATAGCATATATCCAGTTTGTTATGCCCTTGTTGAGGCAGAAACAACACAAACCTGGAAATGGTTTTTGCAACTGTTGAGAGATGACCTAGGGTGTACGGCTGACTCTTGTTTCACCTTCATCAGTGACAGACAAAAG GGTCTAATTCCTGCTATGCTAGCTGTTTTTCCTAATGGTGAGCACAAATTTTGTTTGAGGCACATCAATGAGAACATGAAATCCAAGTGGCGTGGAGATCTTTACAAGAATTTGCTTTGGTCAGCCGGAAGGAAGACATCCATTCCATACTTTAACAAAGCTATGGAAGAAATTAAGACAACAGAACGAGCTATGTATAACTGGCTGAATGAGATCCCATTCACCGCTTGGTCAAGAGCATATTTTTCTGGAAGAGCTAAATGTGATATGTTGCTGAACAACATTTGTGAGGTTTTTAACCGACAAATCGTAGGAGCAAGGGACAAGCCGATTATCACATGCCTAGAATTCATTCGGGAGTACATGACCAAGAGGATAGTTAATGTCAACAAATTGCAAGCAAAGTGTACGGGGCCACTGACACCTCATGCAACTGAGGTGTTCGATGAGATCAAGAAACAGGCTGCTGAAATGTCTGTTCTCATGGTTGATTCAGACAAGTATCAAGTAACAGGTCCGAGATCACAGTGTGTTGTGAATGTCAAACATAAAACTTGTGCATGCAGGAAGTGGGATTTGACAGGGATGCCTTGCAAACATGCAGTTGCAGCCATATGA
- the LOC110865770 gene encoding flocculation protein FLO11, producing the protein MAASVEYRQEEMISGEIKEKENVDDLSLFVDLSGVNLNLDVLQKSNQIRVALESAPVSPSKPETKSKIHGQDSGAGDLLNSLNNITDYDWLLSPPRHPLPSPEIEERITLNDHTPISNGQSTSPESKLENPPADGTSTTDASPKPLVSSSNGVKPSRTIRRPSPSRKTPSTGSRPAPPTTRPTLTKASRSSTPTSRATVAAATKPVAPIKRSTTPMPRLPVLAPTCKSTSRSSTPIQRSSVTAKSASRSSTPTPRPSVTAPVKSASRSSTPTQRPSVTASAKSAASRSSTPTQRPSVTASAKSAASRSSTPTQRPSVTASAKSAASRSSTPTQRPSVTATAKSASRSSTPTQRPSVTASAKSASRSSTPTLRSSNGSVKSVMTRSRGHSNGDDDVNPVLMGTQMVERVVNMRKLAPPKQDRMSDPDNASGKLSVSQDNSGFGRSLSKKSFDMALRHLDIRRSMPGNMRASITKVPASSVYSVRPESGKTRTMSASDSPLATSSSASSDHSEPGHSYY; encoded by the exons ATGGCT GCGTCTGTTGAGTATAGACAAGAGGAGATGATATCTGGAGAGATAAAGGAGAAGGAGAATGTTGATGATCTGTCATTGTTCGTTGATCTTAGTGGAGTCAACTTGAATCTAGATGTTCTTCAGAAATCGAATCAGATTCGTGTTGCATTAG AGTCTGCTCCTGTGAGCCCATCGAAGCCTGAAACAAAATCAAAAATACATGGTCAAGATTCTGGTGCTGGTGACTTATTGAATTCTTTGAACAATATCACTGACTATGATTG GCTCCTTTCCCCGCCTCGTCACCCGCTACCCTCACCGGAAATCGAAGAACGGATCACCCTCAATGATCACACTCCGATATCTAATGGTCAATCTACTTCTCCAGAGTCCAAA CTAGAAAATCCTCCTGCAGATGGTACTTCAACAACCGATGCATCACCTAAACCTCTAGTATCCTCATCCAATGGTGTCAAACCTTCTCGTACCATCAGGCGACCATCACCATCAAGAAAGACTCCATCAACAGGATCAAGACCTGCACCACCAACGACACGGCCTACACTAACAAAAGCATCGAGGTCATCCACTCCAACATCTCGAGCCACTGTCGCTGCAGCAACGAAGCCAGTGGCCCCTATAAAAAGGTCCACAACCCCTATGCCCCGACTACCGGTACTTGCACCCACATGTAAGTCCACATCAAGATCATCAACCCCTATTCAACGATCCTCTGTAACTGCCAAGTCAGCATCAAGATCTTCAACTCCAACTCCACGACCCTCTGTAACAGCTCCTGTCAAGTCAGCATCAAGATCTTCAACCCCTACACAACGACCATCTGTAACTGCTTCTGCCAAGTCAGCAGCATCAAGATCTTCGACACCAACTCAACGACCATCTGTAACCGCTTCTGCCAAGTCAGCAGCATCAAGATCTTCGACACCAACTCAACGACCATCTGTAACTGCTTCTGCCAAGTCAGCAGCATCAAGATCTTCAACCCCAACTCAACGACCATCTGTAACTGCTACTGCCAAGTCAGCATCAAGATCTTCAACCCCAACTCAACGACCATCTGTAACTGCTTCTGCCAAGTCAGCATCAAGATCTTCAACCCCAACTCTACGATCATCCAACGGTAGTGTGAAATCTGTGATGACGAGAAGTCGTGGACATTCTAATGGGGATGATGACGTAAACCCGGTCTTGATGGGGACCCAAATGGTTGAGAGGGTTGTAAACATGAGAAAGCTGGCTCCACCAAAGCAAGACCGCATGTCTGATCCGGATAATGCATCTGGGAAGTTATCTGTGTCCCAAGATAATTCAGGGTTCGGAAGATCATTGTCAAAGAAATCGTTCGATATGGCTTTAAGACATTTG GACATAAGGCGAAGCATGCCCGGGAACATGCGAGCATCGATCACAAAAGTTCCTGCTTCTTCCGTGTACAGTGTGAGACCAGAGTCTGGTAAAACCCGAACTATGAGTGCTTCAGACTCTCCTCTTGCAACAAGCAGCAGTGCTAGCTCTGATCACAGTGAGCCTGGACATTCCTACTACTAA